A genome region from Solanum pennellii chromosome 12, SPENNV200 includes the following:
- the LOC107006544 gene encoding uncharacterized protein LOC107006544, which yields MVVEDILQKIMRLFDATYENVKEMRGELYGIRKRLILWGLDKLKEKLVSAPTITISPDLSEPHEVMYDASRVAPVMVLGQRRDKILHPIYDAIKALDESKNKYMFDFGVKDRKMNENQVADYSSILEDEAIQELGEKAKIHDAFLDEHVFTYSKDLIPWFTDIANNLSSDVVQLYLTFHKRKKFMHDVKKFFGIKYIHMAVDYVSLWVEANVLHNNEGKSVITFLKKNIFSKYGTPKSIIRDDGSHFCNNLFKALLEKYGVLHNIATAYHPRTSGQVEVSNQEIKKFFAKSVNTNRTDLSRRLDDALCPYNTAYKTPICMVPYQLLYGKTCHLPVNLEHKVMWAMKRLNLDRTEASEQTVNELNVFNEFRLKAYEKFSHL from the exons ATGGTGGTTGAGGATATACTGCAGAAGATTATGAGGTTATTTGATGCAACTTATGAGAATGTCAAGGAGATGAGAGGTGAACTATATGGAATTAGAAAAAGGTTGATACTATGGGGTCTTGATAAA ttgaaagagaagttgGTGTCCGCGCCCACTATTACTATTTCACCAGATTTGAGTGAGCCACATGAGGTGATGTACGATGCGAGTAGGGTTGCACCTGTTATGGTATTGGGACAGAGAAGGGATAAAATTCTTCACCCTATCTACGATGCGATTAAAGCCTTGGATGAATCCAAGAATAAATACATG TTTGACTTCGGGGTGAAAGACAGAAAAATGAATGAGAATCAAGTAGCTGACTACTCGTCTATATTGGAGGATGAAGCGATACAGGAATTGGGAGAAAAAGCTAAAATTCATGATGCATTCTTAGATGAACATGTATTCACCTACTCTAAAGATTTGATACCATGGTTCACAGACATTGCGAACAATCTGTCAAGTGATGTGGTTCAATTATATTTGACATTCcacaaaaggaaaaagttcatgcatgatgtgaaaaagtttttTG GGATCAAGTACATTCATATGGCGGTTGACTATGTGTCTTTATGGGTAGAAGCAAATGTGCTCCataataatgaagggaagagtgtcatcACATTCctaaagaagaatatattctccaAATATGGTACACCAAAGTCCATCATTAGAGATGACGGCTCACACTTTTGTAATAATTTGTTCAAAGCGTTGCTTGAGAAATATGGTGTTCTTCATAATATAGCTACAGCTTACCACCCAAGGACTAGCGGGCAAGTGGAGGTGTCCAATCAAGAGATAAAAAAGTTTTTCGCAAAAAGTGTGAACACCAATAGAACAGATTTGTCAAGGAGGCTAGATGATGCTCTTTGTCCCTACAACactgcatacaagactcccatatgTATGGTTCCATACCAACTTTTATATGGGAAGACTTGTCATTTACCGGTCAATCTGGAGCACAAGGtgatgtgggcaatgaagagaCTGAATTTGGATAGGACCGAAGCATCAGAACAAACGGTAAATGAGTTGAATGTGTTTAATGAGTTTCGACTAAAAGCATATGAAAAGTTCAGTCATCTATAA